The Dehalococcoidia bacterium genomic interval TATCTCGATTTCATTTTCAGGCGAGTCTTCTTTCGGCTGAGACCCCTGATGTAATACAGCTTTGCCCTCCGGGCGTGGCCGTGAGCGACAGTTTCAAGCTTTTCCAGAAGAGGGGAGTGATAAGGGAAAGTCCGTTCCACTCCAATACCGTGGAGAATTTGCCTCACCGTGAAAGTAGCTCCGGCACCGCTGGGTCGGGTCCGAATAACGATGCCGCTGAACACTTGCGTGCGCGTTCGGTCCCCTTCAACGATTCTGTAGTGAACTTTAACAGTATCACCGGGACCGAACTTGGCGATATTCGGATTGGGCTCAAGCTGGACGACAGATCGGATATCCATTTCGTTCAAATTCCTTCTGAATGATTTACCTTTGCATTCTAACACTAAATCGCTTTTTTTTCCACTAGTAGTCTCTTCCCTTACTGCTTGCATTTGGTTGGAATTGCTCCAGCCCTCCCCCCCCATTCGTACGTTTGCTTCTGCTTTAATGGGCTTGAGGTGAGATATGAACGAAGATAAAGTAACCTGCCAGCATTGTGGATCAT includes:
- the rplS gene encoding 50S ribosomal protein L19 — protein: MDIRSVVQLEPNPNIAKFGPGDTVKVHYRIVEGDRTRTQVFSGIVIRTRPSGAGATFTVRQILHGIGVERTFPYHSPLLEKLETVAHGHARRAKLYYIRGLSRKKTRLKMKSR